The Knoellia sp. S7-12 region TGGCGCCGCGCCGTCGACCGGCTCGATCCGGAAGTGTCCACCACGCACTGCGACACCGATGGACGACGGGTGCGTTCGTGCGAGATGCGTTGGGAGAGTTGCCATTCGGGCAGTGGCCTCGGTCTGGCCATACATCACCGCAAGCTCAAAATCGCGTTCCTGGCCCAGCTCCGCCCAGCGCCTCACCACCACCGGGTCCATGCGGCCCCCGGCCTGGGTGAGCAGCCGCAGCCGGGGCAACGACATCGACGCGAAGCCCACGGCCTCGAGCAGGTCGAACGTGTAGGGCACTCCCGCGAGCGTCGTCCCACCTGCTGCACGGAAGGCGTCCCAGAAGCACGTGTCGACCACGGAGAGGTCGGTGAGCAGCACGCCCGCTCCGACCGACAGGTGACTCAGCAGGACCGAGAGGCCGTAGCAGTACTGCAGCGGCAGGGTCGTCGCCGCGACATCGTCGGCGCGCAACCCGAGGGCGTCGGCGATCTGCCCGGCGTTGCAGTCGAGGTTCGACGCGCTGAGCCGGACGAGCTTCGGGGACCCTGTGCTGCCGGACGTCGACAGGAGCAGGGCGAGGTCGGGGTGGAGGGCGTGAACGCTCCCCTGGCGCCGGGCCTCGAGAAGTGGACCGCGCGCGATGACGTCGGGGTCGTAGGCCTCGACGAGTCCGAACTCCCCCGGTGCCGTGACGATCACCGGGTGGCCTCCCGCGAGTCCCGCGAGAAGGGTCACCACCGACTCGACGTCGTTCGCGGCCTCGAGCAGCACGAGCCGGGGAGCCTCGCCGAGCGCAAGGCGACGTTCGTCGACCCGGTCGGCGAGGGCGGCATACGCCATGCTGTGTTGCCCGGACGGGCCCGCCCACTGGAGCGCCGTGGCACCGCCGAAGGACCGCAGTCGCCCGACGAGGGCGATCCGGTGCTGGGGCAGGGCGGGGGCTGTCACAACCCACGATGATAGGGGGATTTGGTTTGGCTAACCTAACTCCGCAAGAATGGGTCGTCAGCGTCACCGCCCCCAGGAGTCTTCCGTGTCCCGAATCCGCCGCTCGCACCGCTCCGCCCTCGCCGGTCTCGTCGTCACCGCCACGGTCCTGCCGCTCGCCGGGTGCGGTGTGCTGGGCATCGGGGGCAGCAATGCCGACCTCCAGATCTACTCGGCACGGCACTATGACCTCGAGGGCGCGTTCAAGGACTTCCAGGACGAGACCGGTGTCAGCGTCGAGTTCATCTCGGGCAACGACGCCGAGCTGCTCCAGCGGATCAAGGCCGAGGGAGCCGATGGCGAGGCCGACGTCTACATGACGGTCGACGCCGGCAACCTCTGGAACGCCGGTGAGCAGGGCGTCCTCAAGCCGATCACGTCGCCGGCTCTCACCGAGGGGGTCCCGTCCGACCTGCGCGACGGCGGCAACCAGTGGTTCGGCCTCGCGATGCGCGCCCGCACGACGATGTTCAACCCCGACAAGGTCAAGCCCACCGACTTCGACGCGACCAACACGTATGCCGGTCTGACCGACAGCAAGTGGAAGGGCCGACTCTGCATGCGCGACTCCACCTCGGCCTACACGCAGAGCCTCGTCGCCAGCCTCATCGACCTCGACGGCCGCGACAAGGCGCTCGCCACGGTGAAGGGCTGGGTGGCCAACGGCGTGGACATCAAGTCCAACGACGTCGAGCTGCTCAAGGCGATCGACGCCGGCACGTGCGACGTCGGCATCACGAACCACTACTACCTCGCGCGCGAACTCAAGAAGAACGCGAACTTCAAGGTGACGCCGTTCTGGGCCTCGCAGTCCGGCGGCGGCACGCACGTCAACATCTCCGGTGCCGGCGTCGTCAAGACCTCCGACAACGCCGCCCAGGCGCAGCAGCTCATCGAGTGGCTCGCGACCAAGGGGCAGAGCGCGTTCGTCGACGG contains the following coding sequences:
- a CDS encoding extracellular solute-binding protein, yielding MSRIRRSHRSALAGLVVTATVLPLAGCGVLGIGGSNADLQIYSARHYDLEGAFKDFQDETGVSVEFISGNDAELLQRIKAEGADGEADVYMTVDAGNLWNAGEQGVLKPITSPALTEGVPSDLRDGGNQWFGLAMRARTTMFNPDKVKPTDFDATNTYAGLTDSKWKGRLCMRDSTSAYTQSLVASLIDLDGRDKALATVKGWVANGVDIKSNDVELLKAIDAGTCDVGITNHYYLARELKKNANFKVTPFWASQSGGGTHVNISGAGVVKTSDNAAQAQQLIEWLATKGQSAFVDGNHEYPVNESVEPEPVIAMFGEFTRMPLSAEAYGSQNADAVKVLSEAGYK